Genomic DNA from Pygocentrus nattereri isolate fPygNat1 chromosome 11, fPygNat1.pri, whole genome shotgun sequence:
ACAGAAATCAAAGCCTTTTGCAAATGGATAGTGAGAGAAAACACTTCATAAAATCTCAGTGAATACAAATCTATTACTGTAGACATGAGTGCTGAGTACATAGTATTGAATATTGATTTGTATAGTAATAAGCTGAAAACGATTTGTGCAACATATTTGATTAACATTACGACTGTTTACAATAACACTACTGCTCAAAGCTTTCGAATTTCAATAATGCGACCAGTTTGGTTGGAGATAAGTTTAAGTCTATCACCGATTTCACATAATTTGCAACTAGTGATATTTAACAGCTATAAATaaacctgaagaaaaaaaacgttAGATGTGTCTATAATGAAGAGCTGAAGAcgattctaaaatgactgagaatgCAGTTCAACACGAATCATATAACAAGGAAACAATATCCATAATTGATCCTATTTCTTGAGgcaattaaaaaaagacagcaAAGTAAACTAGAAAGGGAAAGTTTGTGAATGAACTTTAAGTTGCCTTGAAAAAGCCAGGTAAGTTcgctaaaatgttaaaatggctGAAAACTATTCATAGTTGTTcaaattagggctgtcaaacgaTTCAAAAATTTAATCGcgattaatctcagaatttcatagttaatcgcgattaatcacattttttaaaaatctgtgtaaatgttatagaaaataaggatttttaagtgaaatgttacaactaaaatggtgaacacattttatgctaaatgtacttctgttaaaaactgctgggacaagagaaaactgtcagggagttttattcactcacatactaggcaggAATACTGAACCTACAACACACAACACTGGATTTGTAACAGATTAGGGAGCtgtagtctcaaatataagacatgtagtcacacactactgtgtctcagttcagagatgtgtaacaaaagaaaataaaaactaaataaaacttcaattgtgctgaagttgtgttcagtcacagcctacaggacttcacagtcctgcgcaaacaaaaatacattacaaagttggacttcattaaagacatgtagtgtcaTACCACAGAGCTACAGCTGTGaacagcatgtaaacgtggctcaCTAGcggcctaataatccattaataatccgaataacagctcaatcagaatagaatacgtccatgtaaacacctcaatcggaatagtctagtccgattgaggccattcggaatacgatttctatccgattgaacgaggtgggtaaacctctaaataatctgttaaacagaagaataatagctgTGTAAAGGCCTGAATCCAATCAGAACGTATAAGTGCGGTCTGCGCATGCGCCATAGCCaaaggtttatactgttcaacacagctggacctcatgtgatgttcgctgtcatggtaacgtttactctaagcgctgctccacgcatgcgcatcattttgtagcgagcatgtaaacgaagattttcatcagactacTGAACAGAGTTAGCAGATAAATACCTGTCTGATTCTGTAATCCGCTGCAGTAATCGTTGCTAGGTGctactgttttactgtattttagaTTTTAACTTAGAGTTCCAACTGAAATTCcatgccaccttaattttagtGCTATGTTGATTgaagttctaccttaaatttagtgccacCATAAAAAagattccaccttaaattctgtgccaacttaaatttagtgctatggtaattcctgttccaccttaaatttagtgccaccttaaaaagagttccattttaaattcgctgccaccttaaaagaaattccaccttaaattctgtgccaccttaggTTTATTGCTGTGTTAAAGTTGCACCTTATATTCAGTTCTAACAtgaatgcagttccaccttaatttcagttttaattttattgcaatgttaattgaagttctaCTTTAAATTCTGCACCATGTTATTTTTAGTGCTACTTTAAAGAGAGTTCTGTGCCTCCCAagttagtgctatgttaatagtgGTTCCATATTAAATttaatgctatgttaattgaagttccaccttaaatttagtgatatgttaattgaagttcgactttaaatttagtgctatatTAACTgaaggtccaccttaaattttatGATATGTTAAtagcaattccaccttaaatttaatgctatGCTAATtgatgttccaccttaacttctgtgccatgttaaatttagtgctatgttcaTTTAAGTTCTATCTTAATTTCTGTTCCAAGTTGAATTTAGTCACGTtgatagcagttccaccttaaattttaggctatgttaattgaagttccaccttaaatttagtacTATGTTAATtgatgttccaccttaacttctgtgccatgttaaatttagtgctatgttcaTTTAAGTTCTATCTTAATTTCTGTTCCAAGTTGAATTTAGTCACGTTGATAgcagttccatcttaaattttaggctatgttaattgaagttccaccttaaatttagtgctatgttaattgaagttccaccttaaatttagtgacatgttaatagcagttccaccttgaAAACTGTAGCATTTACTTTTTTGAGTATAGAATAATAAGATTatgaagaacagtaagttggctttttcaagccaacttaataaataattacagtacattatCACCACTATTTGTTCACAGAATTCTTGAAATACTGAATCAAACATCGAAATATACTTTTTTGGTGAATAGTGATCTACAGTAATATTTAATCCTACTGTGtaagttattattgaatataAAATAACTCAACTATAACTACTGTTAATCTGGTGtgattccaaacctttgaatGCTAGTGTAATCGACCAGATATCATTTTCATAAAGTCTGAGATCTGATTCTGGATCAGTCCTGCAGTAATTGTGCTGTATTTCCACTTGTTTTTGGACATCCCCACCAAGCTTCTCAGAAGTAGAGAAAATGGGTCCTACTACAGATGTGcatttctcctctttttcttcagAAAATATAGGCCTTTTCTCCCAGTTTCATGAAGGCATCATCTCTGAGTAGCTGGCAAAATAAAATTACCTCCATCTCAGCACTCAACTCCACTATCTGCACAAGGGAAGCTCATTATTATGCCACTTCAATTACCATATCAAAGATCACAAGCAccataaatacacaaaaatgacATCGATGGCTACATTATCGAGAGCATCTATGGCTTTGTTACTCCTCCTAATGTCGGGATAAGGCTTTTCACAATGTCATGAAAGTGACCGGCTCTCGGCGTATTAAAGCATCCTCTCAGCACTGCTCTAAAGCCTGCTGCCCTTCTATAGCATAATGGGAGGGCATTGGCCGTTTGCGCTGCCCATGGAATTTTAAAGGTTATCAACAAAGCTTCAGAACACAGGCAGTGGCCATACACCATGGCACGGTGAGGAAAGGGACTGGGGGGAGAGCGAGTGCTGCTATCAGTTTGACATTTCTGTCAGTCCTGGTATTTGATTCGGTGGATGGCTCTGACAAATGTCAGCGCTGTCACTGGTTCAGTTTTAATTATACCTGACCGCGTTTGCGAATATCAGCAGCTGAACTTAATTAGCTGATGTAGAGGCTCCTGCTCACAGATCTGTGTGGTCCCATGAAGGCATTTTATTGGCATCTGCGTACATGTGAATTAAGTAATGAACCAGGGAGGCGAGTGGCATTGAGCAGGTGAACCtgattttcattgttatgctaaCGGAGTCAAAAGCCAGCACACAAGTTTGAGAGGACATTTAGGAGATGAGATATGGATGGGACTCATTAACCTCTCCATAAACCGTAAGGAATCCTCTCTCGCCTGGAatttgttcaaaaaaaaaaaaaaaaaaagctggaccTTCAATGGAACAGActattttgaaaaacaatgcattcaAAATTAAACAGATGCTAAATCAGAATTTTTGTGCAAATTTCTAAGTacacaaagtggaaaatgtGTGAAAAGACAAGTATTCCAAGTCTGCTATGACACAAGGCCACTGAAGTCACTGAGTGCATATGTTAATAGAGCACAAATGATTGGAGTGTGAAAGAATTGCCCACTGTTTTGTTTGATTAAGGATCATTTAACATGCTGATGAGAAAGTGACCTAAAAGGGCATCGTACTAAAGGATTCATAATTCTAAATCAGCATACTTATAATACATTTCCTACTGTGGTACTGGAAATGATACTATTTAACCAGTGAGTCTTGCTCATCAAAATACCAGATTGAAAAAAACTCTGCAtattaacagatttttttttttttttttttaagaaaaaaacaacaatttattTCAATGTCAAAGTATCACAATGACCACACATTCACCTGGCCAGGTAAGCCTACTACATATTACTTGAAATAGGACAATTAACATTTAGTCAGTACAATTACAGAAATTTACAGGTGAAATCTACAGTTTCTTACTGCAaagcaaatttaaaatgaaggcGGagtaacagaaacaaaaagacCTTTTGACAAATTGACAGTAAGAGTGCTGTACTGCTTGATATTCTGCTTACCCCTGAAAATGTGTAACTGTTAACAGCCATGAACCAACAGCGCTAGGTAGCAATTTGAGAAACCATGTTGACACACAGTATTAATTATGCATATCCAGATTCCAGGATCTTGTCATGTGATTTGGGACTCATCAAAGCACAAATGGAGAATGCAGGCTCGGGCACGTGCTGGGTTACAATACTTTAGCTGAGACTTAGAAAGACTCGTTGTTGAGGGCAATACTGAATTTAATATTTGGCAACATGTCTGAATACAGCATCACATATTTCTCAATGtactaatgtaatgtaacaatGCAGTTCTCTTGTGTATTATAATGAATACAGCTATGTGGGaaactgatcctagatcagcactgcTAGTCTGTGGTGACTGGTAGATAAAGGCTACTGAGTTAGGCAGTGCCATTGCATTCCACCTGCATTCACCccatttatttcttatttcacCTGTTTAAATGTCTTATAGCAGGAgttcccaatcctggtcctggagacccCACACTatgcacatttgtgtgttttcccTATGCTACCTACTTGACTTAGCCCATGAGGAGCTCGTTAAATAGTTTTTCTCAGTTGAATCAGGTGTTCTAGATGAGACATTTTCTGCTACTGTTAACAGCTTTAACAATGATAAATGGAGTTATAGCACTGACTCGCCCACTGAAGGCACACTGTAACACACTAATAGTGTTTATATAGTAATTGTagacatactgagacatattttgGCATTTTCAATGTTCTCCTCCAGTGACAACATTCCCCAAACCCTAATTCTGACCCCCTTCCTAAATGCCTAAACTTTACCTTGTGCCTCTCATTCTCAGCCCTTGGGTTAGAACAGTGCTTTCTTTGCTCTAATACATCTGAGTCAACTGATCAGCAAATAATCAAGCCCTTGACAAATTAAATCAGCAGCCTTAGAGCAAGGGAAACATTGCAGTTCAAGGGTTCAACTGGACCAAAAATGAGGAACACTGGCCCCACAGAACATTAGCCAAATGCCTAATGGTGCAGCTTTATCACTGAAATGCACAGAGAAAAATATTTGTCCATAAGCTGTTTACCTTAGGCCTGACTGCTGCCATAGGCCTGTTGCTGGTGACTGTGTTGTGACTAGATTGGTCagaccttttttcttttttttttcttttcttttttggaaaaatcacacaaaaatcttACAGTGTCTAAGATTGAGGCGGCAAAGTTTTCCATAGAATATAGTAGCTTGATGGAATTTTGTTATGGCATGAGATATGAAACTTAATTTCCTTTCAAGAACCaaccaaatgaaaaatgaaaccaTTAACAAGATTAAAATTTTAAGCAAATAATTACATGGTGATTTACATTCAGATTAACAGAAACTCGAACATGAACAGGATGCATAACTGAGACAAGGATGCAGTGAAGAACAGAACTCAtggggaaagaaaagagaaaaaaacaagcagcTTTCAACATAAATTAGTGCTTTGGAATTGTTGCACTGAAGAGTTTCTCACTGAGGGTGACATGAAAAACTGTCTTCAAAAACTGTGGACAAAAATGATTCCCATTAAAAATGTGATGAATCTGTTGATAAACTGCttacaaaatgtttattaataacaaagTGAGAAAAATATTCTTCTTTTCCCTTTCATAAAAATCGCCACATTGAACGAGGCAAAAGTAGATCATACCACATGGGGTAGAgtttgagtctgagttgagtggCTCTCTATACAGTTGTAACAGAAAGGAAGGCGTTGTGAACTTTGGCCCCTTCTGGTGCTTTTGCTCCATGTGTCATCAGCTCCTGGATGGTCATCCAGTTGTCCAGAATCTTTTTGTTGCGCTTCTTCATCATCTTGCGGTGGCTGAGCTCGATGATACTGACCTCCTTGCGGCCCTCCCCACTGCTCTGTGGGCTCTCCTTCAGGCTGTCCAACCGGCAGCGCTGCATGAGTTCCCGTCGTCGCCGTTGCTCTTTGGCCCTCAGCAGCTGCTGCTTGCGCTCTTCCTTGCTCCAGTATCGGCCCATCTTCATCTCGCTCATGGCGTCATCGTCTGTTGTCATCCCGCCACTGCGCTCCTCCTTGATTTTGAGTGCCCGCTCTCTCAGCAGCCTATCCCGCACCGGCCTCTTGGTGATATAGCGCGTCCCATCACTCCGCACTTTCACCTTCCACTCCATCTTGGGCTCTGAAGGCCGGGGGGCCTGTGGgccacctgctgccagcaggCTCAGCTGACTCTGGCCGTACTCCACCGCTGAACGCTGCTGAACCAGCTGCATGTAGCTCTGGTAGTGCCTGGCATGGGCTGGAACATCCGCTTGCTGGTGACGGTGGGAGAGGTAGGGGATCCTTGAGTCTAGAGCCTTCCCCTTCTTTGGGGAGCTTTCGTCTTCTGCTGGGGGAGTCTGCTCTGACTCTGAGGGATTACTATGATCAGGGCTCCCACTAGGAGCCCTCCTCACAGCAGGACACGGGGGTGAGCCACATCCCGCAATCAGACTGCTCAGACTGCTCTTCAGGTTCTTCTGATTGGTGAGGCTGACCATCCTCTGAAGTGAATGCTCTGGAGAGCGGTCCATAGCCAGTGGTGTACTGCGGGAGCTCTCTGCTGTATTGTAAGCACTTGAACTGTCCTTGTCTGACTTCTCTGGATGCTCATTGATATTAGCCAGTTTGCTTCCCTGCTGCTGTCCACATCCACGACGAGGACTCCACTGCAGCTGCTCTTTGGCTGGCACCGACTGCCGCTGGTCTTTCTTCCGTAGCTGGTGTGCTTGCATGATGCTCTGGCACTCCAGCTCGATGCTGCGCAGCTCCTCATTGAGGAGGCGCAGCTCCCGCTCCACCCCACCACTTTGCTCCGTCAGACTACACTCAATGGTGCTGCTGCGGCTGTAGAACAAATCGTACTCGCCACTGTTACGGATCTGGCATTTCAGCTCCAAAAGTTGCTGGTAGCGGTCACCTTCAGATTCCTCCCCCTCCAGTCCCTCCCCAGAACATCTAGCCAGCCCCGGGGACTCACTTCTCTGGCCCACCGCCTCCCGCCGCTGCCGCAAACACTGGGACAGCCTCTTCTGGATCTGGGCCAGAACATTGTGGTCGGAGGTGTCAGAACAGTGGCGCTGGGCTCCAGCACCACATGTCCTCTCTTGACTGAAGGAGCAGGAAGCACTACCAGCCATGATGTCCTCTGGATCTGTCTTCCTGCCCTAATGACAGTGAGACATTTTTGAAGTCAGAgatgcaacttttttttttcataaaataaggcattttcattaaaaaaacacaaaaatgagtaACACATTATTTTCATGGTACACTGttgatttgttttaaatgcTTATTGAAGGACTTTACTTTTCCATAACTCTAAACCTAACAGTAACCCtagccttaacctcaactcaaccTAACTCCAATCTAATCTAACTCTATATCCATGTAATGATGGAAGTGAAGGGGCTTGATGTGGGAGTCattaacagagagagtaaaTCACTGTTATCAGGATATTTTTAGAATATTCacatatttttgatatttgaaaattttaaaacaaagaaaacttacaaataaaatgaagaagaaatatttacaattatgcacaatttctattctaCTATTCAAACTTAAGCAAATCTGTGACCATGTTAAAAACTTTAAACAGGAAGGTCagaggtttatttatttatttatttttgagtaTTTTCCTTTCCACACAGCCCTTCATATGTTAAATTTACATGCCTGTAAGTCTGGAAAAGACTGGATATTGAGATTGGGCAGTAGATGCCACGTCAATTCAAAAATTCCATCCATTCAGCAATTTTGAAATTCATGTAAAAGTTTCAAAGATCAGATTCAAAGATCACTCACTGTTATGCTCACTATATAATGTGTGATGAAAAAACTTTGCTGAAACTAATACGTAGGCAATTTGTAACACCCTACCATTCTTGATGGTTCCAGCAAGGTCTAACCAGAAAATCAGTCACACCATGTTTGGACATATTGTGGAGGTTCTACACTTAGTTAAAGTATAGTCACCGAGATTTCAGACACTTGTACTTTTTGTGTGATTATGGGGAACTATATTAAAATCAAACCACATTAACATCAAACAAAATTCTCATTCTAAAGAAATCAACTATGCATGTCACGCAGAGTAATATGCAAAATTGTGTGTCAGACACATTCATGATATCCCAAATAATCCAATCTGCAGCAAAACCCACAAAGGTCTGAACAAGCTACTGTTTATGCTCCCATGCGGCACAGGGTTACTAGGACTCACTGCTCTTCTATTTTCCACCACCCACctgttcttcctcttctctgGCTGCTCTttccatctcctcctcctctctcctctgttcttCAAGCATCTCCATTTTGAGTTCCTCCAAAAACTCACTGTGCTCATCATCCAGCCAGGCTGC
This window encodes:
- the LOC108428401 gene encoding PDZ domain-containing RING finger protein 4 isoform X1 — encoded protein: MWPTAHTQVPTRGASRRNVEGQLASHLHEEQLQTENQQQQLEKCMVGRSASDSDQKFAAQVGEAQLFKVTLHRENSLLGFKVVGGQCDQMCPGGIFVSHVTAGGPADREDGLKVQDRLLKVNGKDLSRASHEEAVEAFRSAKDPIVVQVLRRNPLPRGQGSSQDVHLVDVCTQTDITFEHIMALAKLRPSSPPVPDICPFLLSDSCHSLHTIGQEYYEGSEYLSTMPADAERTDELEYEEVELCRLNSQEKLGLTLCYRTDDEDDIAIYVSEIGPNSIAARDGRIREGDRILQINGQDVQDREEAVAVLSSEDCRNIVLLVARPEMPLDDAAWLDDEHSEFLEELKMEMLEEQRREEEEMERAAREEEEQGRKTDPEDIMAGSASCSFSQERTCGAGAQRHCSDTSDHNVLAQIQKRLSQCLRQRREAVGQRSESPGLARCSGEGLEGEESEGDRYQQLLELKCQIRNSGEYDLFYSRSSTIECSLTEQSGGVERELRLLNEELRSIELECQSIMQAHQLRKKDQRQSVPAKEQLQWSPRRGCGQQQGSKLANINEHPEKSDKDSSSAYNTAESSRSTPLAMDRSPEHSLQRMVSLTNQKNLKSSLSSLIAGCGSPPCPAVRRAPSGSPDHSNPSESEQTPPAEDESSPKKGKALDSRIPYLSHRHQQADVPAHARHYQSYMQLVQQRSAVEYGQSQLSLLAAGGPQAPRPSEPKMEWKVKVRSDGTRYITKRPVRDRLLRERALKIKEERSGGMTTDDDAMSEMKMGRYWSKEERKQQLLRAKEQRRRRELMQRCRLDSLKESPQSSGEGRKEVSIIELSHRKMMKKRNKKILDNWMTIQELMTHGAKAPEGAKVHNAFLSVTTV
- the LOC108428401 gene encoding PDZ domain-containing RING finger protein 4 isoform X2, whose product is MGCNLCSLQKREEHYKLLYEISQVNGKDLSRASHEEAVEAFRSAKDPIVVQVLRRNPLPRGQGSSQDVHLVDVCTQTDITFEHIMALAKLRPSSPPVPDICPFLLSDSCHSLHTIGQEYYEGSEYLSTMPADAERTDELEYEEVELCRLNSQEKLGLTLCYRTDDEDDIAIYVSEIGPNSIAARDGRIREGDRILQINGQDVQDREEAVAVLSSEDCRNIVLLVARPEMPLDDAAWLDDEHSEFLEELKMEMLEEQRREEEEMERAAREEEEQGRKTDPEDIMAGSASCSFSQERTCGAGAQRHCSDTSDHNVLAQIQKRLSQCLRQRREAVGQRSESPGLARCSGEGLEGEESEGDRYQQLLELKCQIRNSGEYDLFYSRSSTIECSLTEQSGGVERELRLLNEELRSIELECQSIMQAHQLRKKDQRQSVPAKEQLQWSPRRGCGQQQGSKLANINEHPEKSDKDSSSAYNTAESSRSTPLAMDRSPEHSLQRMVSLTNQKNLKSSLSSLIAGCGSPPCPAVRRAPSGSPDHSNPSESEQTPPAEDESSPKKGKALDSRIPYLSHRHQQADVPAHARHYQSYMQLVQQRSAVEYGQSQLSLLAAGGPQAPRPSEPKMEWKVKVRSDGTRYITKRPVRDRLLRERALKIKEERSGGMTTDDDAMSEMKMGRYWSKEERKQQLLRAKEQRRRRELMQRCRLDSLKESPQSSGEGRKEVSIIELSHRKMMKKRNKKILDNWMTIQELMTHGAKAPEGAKVHNAFLSVTTV